A window from Lepus europaeus isolate LE1 chromosome 20, mLepTim1.pri, whole genome shotgun sequence encodes these proteins:
- the LOC133749994 gene encoding vomeronasal type-2 receptor 116-like codes for MASPSSNSNAHTPTRYMCDCFILQVYLPSHLGLADSSMMFPWAFMPMFLQLPFLWSSVASPSCFQGSKHNLHKDGDMMIGAFFSLYTFQPSQEIKAANSKLLNLQLESKNYQHVLALVFAIEEINRSPHLLPNVSLGYDVFSVLHSNRRILQTPFLWLSGMVESIPNYTCGRESRSAAVLTGTTSATSAQIGTLLGLYKFPQLTSGPFDPILSDNGKFPSLYQMAPKEMSLVHGMVALMLHFGWTWVGLAISDDEKGMQFLSELRAEMDRNGVCVAFLKMIPVTVLLYYSRTSLYHWQIMKSSANVVVIFGDNESFLGLTFGKWEHIMMWKVWVTTSQWDVTTGRRHFLLDSFHGTLIFSHHHGEISGFTDFIRTANPSRYPEDPFLADLWLTYFNCSISKLDCKTLENCPPSASLEWLPWHHFDMTMTEESYNIYNAVYAVAHAIHEMILQQVEMSPGGNGKGLVFSPWQLHRFLKNLQFNNSAGDTVNFKKEHRLNGEYDILNYWNFPDGVGIKVKVGKFSPYAPHGQHLSLYEDLIEWDTKIEQPPHSICSASCSPGFRKTPREGMAACCFDCALCPENEISNQTSKCCVKCPEQQYANTQRDRCLHKAVAFLAYDDPLGMTLVCTALCFSVLTAVVLGVFVKHRDTPIVKANNRCLSYILLIALIFCFLCSLLFIGHPNTTTCVLQQTTFGVVFTVAVSTVLAKTITVVLAFKVTAPGRRMRQWLLSGAPNSIIPICSLIQLVLCGIWLGTSPPFIDTDAHSEHGHIILVCNKGSVTAFYCVLGYLGSLALASFTVAFLARNLPDTFNEAKFLTFSMLVFCSVWMTFLPVYHSTKGKIMVAMEVFSILASSAGLLGCIFVPKCYIILFRPEKNTSKGLKDTADSKGNGCLKISSLVH; via the exons ATGGCCTCTCCATCCAGCAACAGTAATGCGCACACACCCACACGATATATGTGCGACTGCTTTATACTGCAGGTTTACCTCCCCTCACACCTGGGGCTTGCAGACTCTTCCATGATGTTTCCTTGGGCATTCATGCCCATGTTCCTGCAGCTTCCCTTCCTGTGGTCCAGTGTGGCCTCCCCCAGCTGTTTCCAGGGAAGCAAACACAACCTACACAAGGATGGAGACATGATGATCGGTGCTTTCTTCTCCCTTTACACATTTCAGCCTTCCCAGGAGATCAAAGCAGCTAACAGTAAACTTCTGAATCTGCA GTTGGAGTCTAAGAACTATCAGCATGTTCTGGCTTTGGTTTTCGCCATTGAAGAGATCAACAGGAGCCCACATCTTCTACCCAACGTGTCTCTGGGATATGATGTCTTCAGTGTCCTACACAGTAATCGAAGAATCTTACAGACTCCCTTCCTTTGGCTCTCAGGGATGGTTGAGAGCATCCCAAATTACACTTGTGGAAGAGAGAGCAGGTCTGCAGCAGTACTGACAGGGACAACGTCGGCAACTTCTGCCCAAATTGGGACACTGCTGGGACTCTACAAGTTTCCACAG cTAACTTCTGGCCCTTTTGATCCTATTCTGAGTGACAATGGCAAGTTTCCTTCCCTCTATCAGATGGCTCCCAAGGAGATGTCTCTGGTTCATGGCATGGTGGCTCTGATGCTTCATTTCGGTTGGACATGGGTGGGGTTGGCCATCTCAGACGATGAGAAAGGCATGCAATTTCTCTCAGAATTGAGAGCAGAGATGGACAGGAATGGAGTTTGtgtagcctttttaaaaatgatccctgttactGTGTTGCTATATTACTCAAGAACCTCATTGTATCACTGGCAGATCATGAAATCATCAGCaaatgttgttgttatttttggtGACAATGAATCTTTTTTAGGCCTGACCTTTGGAAAGTGGGAACATATAATGATGTGGAAAGTGTGGGTCACCACCTCACAATGGGATGTCACCACTGGGAGGAGACATTTCCTACTTGACTCATTCCATGGGACACTCATTTTCTCACATCACCATGGTGAAATCTCTGGTTTCACAGATTTTATCCGAACAGCCAATCCATCCAGATACCCAGAGGATCCTTTCCTTGCTGACCTGTGGTTGACATATTTTAATTGCTCAATTTCTAAACTTGACTGTAAAACTTTGGAGAACTGTCCACCCAGTGCATCCTTGGAATGGTTGCCTTGGCACCATTTTGACATGACCATGACAGAAGAGAGTTACAATATATACAATGCTGTGTATGCTGTGGCTCACGCCATACATGAGATGATTCTTCAACAAGTAGAAATGTCACCAGGAGGAAATGGAAAAGGACTGGTGTTTTCTCCTTGGCAG CTGCACCGTTTTCTGAAGAACCTCCAGTTTAACAATTCTGCTGGTGACACAGTGAATTTCAAAAAGGAGCACAGATTGAATGGAGAGTATGACATCCTCAACTATTGGAATTTCCCAGATGGTGTTGGAATTAAGGTGAAAGTAGGGAAGTTTTCTCCATATGCTCCACATGGTCAACACCTCTCTTTATATGAAGATTTGATAGAGTGGGACACAAAAATTGAACAG CCTCCCCATTCCATATGCAGTGCGAGTTGTAGCCCTGGATTCAGGAAGACCCCTCGAGAGGGAATGGCTGCCTGTTGTTTTGATTGCGCTCTGTGTCCAGAGAATGAGATTTCCAATCAGACAAGTAAGTGT TGTGTGAAGTGTCCAGAGCAGCAGTATGCCAACACACAGCGAGACCGCTGCCTGCACAAAGCTGTGGCCTTCCTGGCTTATGATGACCCCTTAGGAATGACCCTGGTCTGCACAGCGCTGTGCTTTTCTGTCCTCACCGCTGTGGTTCTTGGGGTCTTTGTGAAGCACCGAGACACTCCCATAGTCAAGGCCAACAATCGTTGTCTCAGCTACATCCTGCTGATCGccctcatcttctgcttcctctgctccttATTGTTCATTGGTCATCCCAACACAACCACCTGTGTCCTCCAGCAGACCACGTTTGGAGTGGTGTTCACTGTGGCTGTTTCCACTGTCCTGGCCAAAACTATCACTGTGGTTCTGGCCTTCAAGGTCACTGCCCCAGGGAGAAGGATGAGACAGTGGCTGCTATCAGGGGCACCTAACTCCATTATTCCCATCTGCTCCTTGATCCAACTGGTTCTTTGTGGCATCTGGTTGGGGACCTCTCCTCCATTTATTGACACAGATGCACACTCTGAGCATGGCCACATCATCTTGGTGTGCAACAAGGGCTCAGTCACTGCCTTCTACTGTGTCCTGGGCTACCTGGGTTCTTTGGCCCTGGCCAGCTTCACTGTGGCTTTCCTAGCCAGGAACCTGCCTGACACGTTCAATGAAGCCAAGTTCCTAACATTCAgcatgctggtgttctgcagtgtcTGGATGACCTTCCTGCCTGTCTACCACAGCACCAAGGGGAAGATCATGGTGGCCATGGAGGtcttctccatcttggcctccagtgcagggctcctgggctgcatCTTTGTCCCCAAGTGCTACATTATTCTCTTCAGACCTGAGAAGAACACTTCAAAAGGATTGAAGGATACAGCAGATTCCAAGGGAAATGGGTGTTTAAAGATTAGTTCATTAGTTCATTAG